From the Ferrigenium kumadai genome, one window contains:
- a CDS encoding peptide chain release factor 3, which translates to MTDQVNDNTAPDTSAPAADGGVAREVKRRRTFAIISHPDAGKTTLTEKLLLFGGAIQMAGTVKARKSGRHATSDWLEIEKQRGISVASSVMQFAYDDCVINLLDTPGHQDFSEDTYRVLTAVDAAVMVVDAAKGVEAQTIKLLEVCRLRNTPIITFINKMDREVREPLEVLDEIESVLKIHCAPVTWPIGMGKRFQGVYHLLNDEVMRFTPGEEKADQEVEVLKGAQIDKLTEQCPSEMQTMRDETELVMGAGASFDLEEFLKGKQTPVFFGSGINNFGVREVLRALVDWAPSPLPRETDKRMVRPDEPAFTGFVFKIQANMDPNHRDRIAFMRVCSGRYSPGMKVKHRRTGKEMKLANAVTFMANERTRMDEAYAGDIIGVHNHGQLQIGDVLTEGEALTFKGIPYFAPELFSRARLRDPMKAKQLEKGLRQLGEEGAVQVFLPLVDNTPLIGAVGQLQFEVVEHRLKDEYGVDAVFERAGIHTARWVTCPDANHLNEFVKANQGRLAKDVDGNYAYLADTGVNLRLAQERWPKVQFHATREHGQQLG; encoded by the coding sequence ATGACCGATCAAGTGAACGACAACACAGCTCCAGATACGTCCGCTCCCGCAGCGGATGGTGGCGTCGCGCGCGAGGTCAAACGCCGCCGCACCTTCGCGATCATCTCCCACCCCGACGCGGGTAAGACCACGCTGACCGAAAAGCTGCTGCTGTTCGGCGGTGCGATCCAGATGGCGGGTACGGTGAAGGCGCGCAAGAGCGGTCGCCACGCGACTTCCGACTGGCTGGAGATCGAAAAGCAGCGCGGCATCTCGGTGGCCAGCTCGGTGATGCAGTTCGCCTACGACGATTGCGTCATCAACCTGCTCGACACCCCCGGCCACCAGGACTTCTCCGAGGATACCTACCGCGTGCTGACCGCGGTGGACGCGGCGGTGATGGTGGTGGACGCGGCCAAGGGCGTGGAAGCGCAGACCATCAAGCTGCTCGAGGTGTGCCGTCTGCGCAACACGCCCATCATCACCTTCATCAACAAGATGGACCGCGAGGTGCGCGAGCCGCTGGAGGTGCTGGACGAGATCGAGTCGGTGCTGAAGATCCACTGCGCGCCGGTGACCTGGCCCATCGGTATGGGCAAGCGTTTCCAGGGCGTGTATCACCTGCTGAACGACGAAGTGATGCGTTTCACCCCCGGCGAAGAGAAAGCCGATCAGGAAGTCGAAGTGCTGAAGGGCGCGCAGATCGACAAGCTGACCGAGCAATGCCCGAGCGAGATGCAGACCATGCGCGACGAAACCGAACTGGTCATGGGCGCGGGCGCTTCGTTCGACTTGGAGGAATTCCTCAAGGGCAAGCAGACCCCGGTGTTCTTCGGTTCCGGTATCAACAACTTCGGCGTGCGCGAAGTGCTGCGCGCGCTGGTCGACTGGGCGCCCTCGCCGCTTCCGCGCGAGACCGACAAGCGCATGGTGCGTCCGGACGAGCCCGCGTTCACCGGCTTTGTGTTCAAGATCCAGGCCAACATGGACCCGAACCACCGCGACCGCATCGCGTTCATGCGCGTGTGTTCCGGCCGCTACAGCCCGGGCATGAAGGTCAAGCACCGCCGCACCGGCAAGGAGATGAAGCTGGCCAACGCGGTCACCTTCATGGCCAACGAACGCACCCGCATGGACGAGGCTTACGCCGGCGACATCATCGGCGTGCACAACCACGGCCAGCTGCAGATCGGCGACGTGCTGACCGAAGGCGAAGCGCTGACCTTCAAGGGCATCCCGTACTTTGCGCCGGAGCTGTTCAGCCGCGCACGTCTGCGCGACCCGATGAAGGCCAAGCAGCTGGAGAAGGGGCTGCGCCAGCTCGGCGAAGAAGGCGCGGTGCAGGTGTTCTTGCCGCTGGTGGACAACACGCCGCTGATTGGCGCCGTCGGCCAGCTGCAGTTCGAAGTGGTCGAACATCGCCTGAAGGACGAGTACGGCGTGGACGCGGTGTTCGAACGCGCCGGCATCCACACCGCGCGCTGGGTGACCTGCCCCGATGCGAACCACCTCAACGAGTTCGTCAAGGCGAACCAGGGTCGCCTGGCCAAGGACGTGGACGGCAACTACGCATATCTCGCAGACACCGGCGTGAACCTGCGCCTTGCGCAGGAGCGCTGGCCCAAGGTGCAGTTCCACGCGACGCGTGAGCACGGCCAGCAACTCGGCTAA
- a CDS encoding ABC transporter ATP-binding protein, translated as MALLELRNVTRRFGDFVAVDDVSLSIEAGEFFTLLGPSGSGKTTILRMIAGFDLPDAGQILLDGRDLVATPAEKRPIHTVFQSYALFPHMTVADNIAFPLKMAHHDTAEISRRVAGELEQVRLSGKAHAYPHEISGGEKQRVALARALVNRPRLLLLDESLGALDAKLREEMQVELINLQREVGITFVFVTHAQVEALALSHRIAVMNHGRVEQVDEPSRLYGFPKNRFVADFIGNINMIEARVEEAGHGHLRLAAGLGEIIAPPLAGASTGDKGVYAIRPEQVRIGVHGELTELKNHFEGEVHSLLYQGDVSVYRVRLANGAMIEALLPNSAPGRAELFEAGDAVKVGWRHDAGMFLND; from the coding sequence ATGGCACTACTCGAACTCAGGAACGTCACTCGCCGCTTCGGCGATTTCGTCGCGGTTGACGACGTCAGCCTGAGCATAGAGGCGGGGGAATTCTTCACCCTGCTTGGTCCCTCCGGCAGCGGCAAGACCACCATCCTGCGCATGATCGCCGGTTTCGACCTGCCCGACGCGGGGCAGATCCTGCTCGACGGCAGGGATCTTGTTGCCACCCCGGCGGAGAAGCGCCCCATCCATACCGTATTCCAGAGCTATGCGTTGTTTCCGCACATGACGGTCGCAGACAACATCGCATTCCCGCTCAAGATGGCACACCACGATACCGCGGAGATCAGCCGGCGCGTGGCCGGCGAGCTGGAACAGGTGCGCCTGTCCGGCAAGGCGCACGCCTACCCGCACGAAATCTCCGGCGGTGAGAAGCAGCGCGTCGCGCTGGCGCGCGCACTGGTCAACCGACCGCGCCTGCTGTTGCTCGACGAATCGCTGGGGGCGCTGGATGCCAAGCTGCGCGAGGAGATGCAGGTCGAGCTGATCAACCTCCAGCGCGAAGTCGGCATCACCTTCGTGTTCGTCACCCACGCGCAGGTCGAGGCGCTTGCACTGTCGCACCGCATCGCGGTGATGAACCACGGCAGAGTGGAGCAGGTGGACGAACCGTCGCGGCTGTACGGCTTTCCAAAGAACCGCTTCGTCGCCGACTTCATCGGGAACATCAACATGATCGAGGCGCGGGTGGAGGAAGCCGGCCACGGCCATTTGCGCCTTGCCGCCGGCCTGGGCGAGATCATCGCACCGCCGCTGGCAGGTGCATCGACCGGAGACAAGGGCGTGTACGCCATCCGCCCGGAACAGGTGCGCATCGGCGTGCACGGTGAACTGACCGAACTGAAGAACCACTTCGAGGGCGAGGTGCACAGCCTGCTGTATCAGGGCGACGTCAGCGTGTATCGCGTCAGGCTCGCGAACGGTGCGATGATCGAGGCGCTGCTCCCCAATTCCGCGCCGGGACGCGCCGAGCTGTTCGAGGCCGGCGATGCGGTCAAGGTGGGCTGGCGTCACGATGCGGGGATGTTCCTCAATGACTGA